One region of Arachis duranensis cultivar V14167 unplaced genomic scaffold, aradu.V14167.gnm2.J7QH unplaced_Scaffold_20802, whole genome shotgun sequence genomic DNA includes:
- the LOC107485204 gene encoding uncharacterized protein LOC107485204, giving the protein MYLTDTLDTTRCKAFPTTLTKTAIKWFDSLPPRLMASFDDLAKKFLARFSIQKDKTKHALSLLGIKQEDRKGLRSYMERFNKACLDIQNLPTEAAIIGLINGLREGPFSHSIQEAPNIS; this is encoded by the coding sequence ATGTATCTCACGGATACTTTAGATACGACTCGTTGCAAGGCCTTCCCGACCACCTTAACCAAAACGGCAATAAAATGGTTCGACAGCCTGCCACCAAGGTTGATGGCAAGCTTCGATGACCTCGCCAAGAAATTTTTGGCCAggttctccatccaaaaggacaagaCTAAGCACGCTCTGAGTCTGCTAGGGATTAAACAAGAAGATCGAAAAGGTCTCCGCAGttacatggaaaggttcaataaAGCATGTCTTGATATACAGAATCTTCCTACAGAAGCAGCTATCATTGGACTCATTAACGGCTTACGAGAAGGACCCTTTAGCCACTCCATACAAGAAGCACCCAACATCTCTTAA
- the LOC107485214 gene encoding late embryogenesis abundant protein 6-like — protein sequence MKSSKEKLSNMASAAKEHVDICGAKIDEKTEKARARTEEEKVIAHERAKAREAKAKMELHEAKARHAAEKLSTKQAHLDPSSFGAHHQQPPTTTHQQPLGSLATPAGGVTNPSYPLGGNHHINKHI from the exons ATGAAATCTTCAAAGGAGAAGCTAAGCAACATGGCCAGTGCCGCCAAGGAACACGTTGACATCTGCGGAGCCAAAATTGACGAGAAG ACAGAGAAAGCAAGGGCACGAACAGAGGAGGAGAAAGTGATAGCACATGAGCGCGCAAAGGCGAGAGAAGCAAAGGCAAAAATGGAGTTGCATGAAGCCAAAGCCAGGCATGCAGCCGAGAAGCTAAGCACCAAGCAGGCGCACCTGGACCCTTCCTCGTTTGGAGCACACCATCAGCAGCCCCCAACAACAACGCACCAGCAACCATTAGGGTCTCTTGCAACGCCTGCTGGAGGAGTCACCAATCCTTCATATCCATTGGGAGGAAATCATCATATCAATAAGCACATTTAG